The genomic stretch CATCGGTTGCTAGGGAACGCGAACAGGAGGATGCTGCTGTTGCTTTGATGTGGTGCTTCCTAAGGGACTCTGGACGGCCGCTGGGGGACCAGGATGCTGACTAGCTCCATGATTCCCAGTATTTCATTCTCTAGCTACTCCGGGCATCACCTCCACAGACCCTGACTGTTGCCTGCGATGCTATTGagtttctgagagctgaagtccaaaacatctgaaggaccagacCCACCAAGAGCTACCAGGGATCCAGCAAGTCTCTCAGCGCAAGGAAGGGCACTGCACAGCTTTCCAGACATTTAATTGCCACCCCAGCAGTCCTTACCAGCGCAGCCTGTGGTTATGAAGGCTTCGAGCTCTggcccaacatctggagagcagcatGACTTCCACCTCTGTCTTAAAGGCTGGCTCAGCAGCTGTGTAAGAAGGGTAGTATTGCTACACAGGAGGGATTGCCACATCCCTGTCCTGGTGACCTTCCCCTAGGAGCAATGAGATGCCCATCTCTCTTCTGGGATCCCAAATGTGTTGGCCAAGGCAGAGACGAGGGTAGGAAGGGCAGTGCTCTTCAGGACCTTGGAACTAGCCACTTGCTAACCAATGGCAACAGCATCTGCATCGGACGGCAGGGCAAGGAACCTGGCTCCTTCCATATGTTAGCAGATAGCAAAGCCCATAAGCCCTACCCAGCATAACTAATGaccatagaatagaatcatagagttggaagagaccacatccagtccaaccctgccatgcgGGAATTCAAAATCAAAGCACGGTATTCTAGGTGAGCATtccaggacacagtattccaggtgaggcctgaccaaggcagaatagagttacactattacttcccttgatttagacactatacttctattgatcagAGCTGGAAATCCCAATCACCTGCTGGAACATCACAGGTTCTCCATTCCTGGCCTAGGAATGGAATGGGTATCCTTAGGCTGACATTAATACATTACAGTATTGCCCATGGAGTTAGTTAGGAATCAGTTAAGGCttgagactgcaagagccatccaacCTCCTAACATGCCAAAGTACACTAAAGCACTCCAAGAAAGATATCCACCCAAccagtttaaagacttccaaagaaagataatccactgtcaaacaacagTTTGGATAgctccaaagggacccaaagcagcattattttggcctgtctgtatggggccagagtcttctctctaggaatctctaggtctttcagtgtgacttttggttaaagttgaccatagagttgcactggaggaccttagatattcttagagagaacatattaatcaatccgtgaataatcaaagccgcaaatatggagagatgagtgtagTGTGTGGCCCCCTCTTCAAATcgcttcaagtgggaaccagggtcattcgaactggttcaaaccgatttgcaatccgCTTTCAAAGGTAGCAGGAATCAGGCCATAGAAGCTATCCAGGGTAGTCTGTGAGCATACACAGAATTGGGGAGATCATAtcatatgtacatatacatacacaagcCCAGAGAAACATATGACCTGAGTCCTTCTGTGGCATCCAAGAAACTCGAAGCCACTTAAGCCCATGAAGAACACACCATAGCTGCACTTCTGTTTCAGGACATGCTTCTCCTTCTGCCTCATGCCAGGATAAACTTTTCTTTTTGTGGAACTGTAACTCCTAGAATGCTGTATAGTCCCAAAAGCACATGTTCCCCATACTCTGTTCTAGCTTTAGGCTCTCTCCACCATGACACCAATTCCATGGGGGCCATGCACTTTGAATCCTCAGGTGTCTTTGGAGACCACAGTGAGGCTGTTTGATTCCTGCGACTGAAAACAAAGGGCTTCcgatctgcctgcctgcctgcctgctcttCATTCTATCGGTGCTTAGATTAAAGAGACAAGACAGGCTTGGATGGCTTTGTCAATTTAATCGACTCATCTTGATTCCACATTTCCTGTGTGCAACTCGGCTGAACGCCATCAAGCGCCCAGCGCAGCCCCAAAGGAAGAGCCAAACATCAGTCCAGTCTAACAGCGAGGCCATAAGgctgaaagaaaacaacaaagtcTCTGTTCTCCAGCCAGAATCTGATGCCAGTAATCTGAGAAAAACTGAGACTGGGGAGCAACCTTTATCAGCCAAAAGAGATGAATAAGCTACTGGACATTCGCTCACGGCTTAAGTACCATCCTTTAGTGAAAGGGTGGGGACTACCTGGCCTGCAATGCCCATCATCTCTCATCACTGGCTTGGACTGATGGGAACCAGTCCCACAATATCAGGATTACCACAGCTGTCCAGCCCTTCTGAAGAAAAGGGAACAAAGATCCAAGCAGTGAAGGGACAGAAGTGCCAGTGCTCTGGTCTTAAAGAGAGTCCAATGTTTAGTGACAGGCCAGTGGAAGAAGGCAAAGGATTTGCCCCGAGATGAGGGGCAGGATCATTCCCACAACAGATTCAGGACTATGGATCAATGATCCCCAAacagtgccctttaagagattttggacttcagctcccagaagcctcagccatgttgaccaacagtctgggattctgggaactgaagtcctttaaagggcacagtttgggcacCACTGGTGTAGATGAACCTTTTATCATTGATGGAGAGGCCAGGATGAAGAGAGATTATTAACAGTTCTATAATCCTTAAACCAGGGTGAAAATTATGCCACCATTCAATGTTCTTGgtttgcaaatcccagcagccctacccAGCATTGCTAAAGGccaggaatgctgagagctgcactCCCCACAATAAGTGaagccacacacacaaatccacacCCACCGGCAAGTGGCAACCTGGACGCGGCTAGAAAAGAGAGACAGCCCACAAAATAATACTCTGATGTGAAAACTCAGCTGACCCTATGGGAAAGTGTGAGAGGAGGCCGCTCctcagccatttttaaaaacatgttagtTTCAGCCACTAGAGATCCCTTTTTCTTGGGAGGCTCAAGGCCCCAATGCTGAGGCAGGGACCAGTCGATTTGGCTCAGAGAGCTTGGCTCGAAATGACCGCTTTGCCCGGGTTGGAAGCTTAAGTTATGTCTGATGATCTGCACCTGCTACTTGACAAAGTACAAGGGGTCCAATATTactggactgcagatcccatagGTCCTATCCAACAgtcagtgatgaggaatgctgggcactgcagtccaaccagcagcagtggcagttCTCATGTCAAGGGAATGATGGATTTGGTCTgggttttaatttgaactttgAAAGGAGTGATCCAAGGCGTGGAACCCTGTCTCAAAATGGGTTGAGCCAGACTAAAccacagagcagattcaccatcccactcaCATGGAAGCTACCAGGCACCATTGATCTCCCTGAGGATTGCATTTTGCTCACACGGACATGGCAATATCTGGAGAAACCCTGTACTGTTTGAAAAACTGTTCAtatttttttgtccccaaatacCCTCAAGAACACGAGGACCACTTCTACCATGTCTGAGTCCACCCTGGACCAATTTTGAATCAGCCAGTGACTTCCactccttgttttaaaaaaaggcttttcctgggcctaaaatgtccCAGAAAGGCCCAAAAACATAGTGGAAATGCTCCCTCTCTCTCACCCCGAGAGGTCATTTTGGGGCACGAAAAGTTCTTGCAAAAGCAGGTGTAGTGGGGGGTTTGGCCCTCCCAGGTCTCCTGGGGGGCTGATGTAGCCTCCTACCCTTCCACTTTGGCCTAGGACCTGAGTGGATCCACACTTACCAGCAATACAGATTTGGGAAGTGAGAGGTGTGGGGAGAAACTGAGTGGCATAACAGTGAAGCTGTCATCTCCCCCCTCGTGGCAGAGTCCTGTGACTCTTGCTCTTTCTGTCCTGTTAAAGCCCTGACATGCCACCCTAGGAGTGGGATGAAGGCATTCTAGTGAACATTCTAGTGTTGCCCAGGCCATTCTCCTAGGCCTGATAAAGAGGAACCACCCGTTCTATGGGGCGCCTGCAGATGGGGCAGTTGCGGTTGGGCAAAGCCTGGAAGCAGCCAAAGCAACAGCAGACATGTCCACAGGGCAGGAGAACACATTCCCGGAGGTTTGTAAGGCAGACGACGCAGGCGTTTTCAGGCGGCTCCGCAGTCTGGTCCAGGCTATTGCAGCGCAAGAGGTCTTCAAATTCTTGTCGTTGCGCCTCCTGTTCTCGCTTGAGCTGGCGATGTCGGTACGCACGGCAGAGAGCATGCAGGACAGCGGCAGCGGCTACCAACCCACAGACTAGAGTAGCCCACTTCCAGAAGCTCCTGACTGACTGCAGATCAGCCAGTAACGTCTGCCAGTCGCCCAGGCACAGGAAGTATCCACTGCCATTGTCTGGAGGCTCTAGGTGGAGGGACCCATCTGGGTGCAGTGTCAGCTGGCCAATGCCAGTGAGGCTGCTGCCCACCAGGAGCATCTCTTCCGTCTCCAGGAAGCCCTTGGGCTTCTCTCCACTCAGATAATGGCCCAGCAAATCCTTGAAGCCTGGAGAGGTCTGTTGGAAGCGCTCATACACTGTCTCCAGGGGCAGGTCAATGGCATCAAGGGGGGATTCCACACTCACCTGCCCCCCAGC from Sceloporus undulatus isolate JIND9_A2432 ecotype Alabama chromosome 3, SceUnd_v1.1, whole genome shotgun sequence encodes the following:
- the LOC121927148 gene encoding mitochondrial ubiquitin ligase activator of nfkb 1-A-like yields the protein MDALPFTPGELICLGSSLAFSGLFYYLHRKKAKVVARIQEAPKLQVSADLPSILSATDSSCLDYVVIEGVVQPADAPLTSPYHRELQGVIERLMLKEHRLIWNSLARSWTDSERVVLEQVHTVPFVLASSSGKAAGGQVSVESPLDAIDLPLETVYERFQQTSPGFKDLLGHYLSGEKPKGFLETEEMLLVGSSLTGIGQLTLHPDGSLHLEPPDNGSGYFLCLGDWQTLLADLQSVRSFWKWATLVCGLVAAAAVLHALCRAYRHRQLKREQEAQRQEFEDLLRCNSLDQTAEPPENACVVCLTNLRECVLLPCGHVCCCFGCFQALPNRNCPICRRPIERVVPLYQA